The Paenibacillus beijingensis nucleotide sequence CCCGTAGCTGCGCTCCGTCTGCCGGTTCACGTCACGCAGAATGGGGTAGCTAAGCTGGAAGCGGCCGACAAAATTGCGCACCGTCAAGTCGTCCTCGCTTAAGTTGACCGCGAGAATGGTTAGCCCGGTCGCTTTCCATTTCCCGTACTGCTTTTCGAATTCCGGCATTTCCTTCACGCACGGAGGGCAAAAGCTGCCCCAGAAATTGAGCACGACCGGCTTGCCCGCATAGTCCGACAGCCGGTGCTCGCCTCCGGCCAAATCGGAGAGCGCGAATTCCGGAGGCTGTTTGCCGGTCGCCGGCAGCGAGCTCCCGCCGGCAAACAGCGTATTGCCGACCGCGTAGCCCCCGAGCAGCAGGACGCCGAGAAAAATAATAAGCTGAACCGGCCTACGATACGAGCCCATCGAGCCGTCCCCCTTTTAAAGAAAGCGTTTTATTCTTTTTCCACGCAAGCAGAAACGGTTATCGCCGTCATCATGGGCGACCGAAAGATTCACGGTGAAATATGAGAAAACCTCTTTCGAGGCCTCTCAGGGATGAGCGACCGCGTTTAAAGGTAGGTTTTATCGCCAAGATAGAATTTGATTTTCGCAACTGCGAAATTTATAAATTCTATCTGTGGTAAGAAAGTATAAGCGTGAAACGTTATACTTTCTTATAGGTTAAGATAGACCGGCCTTAGGGCAGCCGGCATATCTCTATTTCTTATGAGCTTTCGATTTCTTGTTCGCCGCGTCCTTCAGCTCTTTCACTTCCTGGGGTGTCAGATGGCGGAAGCGGCCTCTTTTCATGTTTTGCAGCCCCAGCTCTCCGAACCGGATCCGCTTCAGCCGCACGACAGGATGGGAAATCGCGTCGAACATCCGTCTTACCTGACGGTTCCGTCCTTCGTAAATCGTAATCGTAATGGTGGACGAATTATTATCCGGATCGACATCGTAATACTCCACCTCCGCCGGAGCGGTCATGCCGTCTTCAAGTTTGATGCCTTTCTTCAGCTGATCGAGCGCGGAGCCGTGCGGCACCCCTTTTACGGTCGCCAAATACGTCTTGGGCACGTGATGGCTCGGATGGGTGAGCAGATTCGCAAACTCGCCGTCGTTCGTCAGCAGCAGCAGCCCTTCCGTATCGTAATCGAGCCGGCCGATCGGATAGACGCGCTCCTTGATGCCTTCCAAATAATCGGTCACCACTTTGCGGCCCTGCGGGTCCGTGGCGCTCGTAATGACGCCTTTCGGCTTGTTCATCATCAAGTAAACTTTTTTCTCGCTGCGGATCGGCTTGCCGTTCACCGTAATGATATCGGCGGACGGATCGGCTTTCGTGCCGAGCTCCGTAACCGTTTGCCCGTTAACCTCAACTTGTCCGCTCTGGATTAATTCCTCGCATTTGCGGCGCGAAGCGACCCCCGCCTGCGCCAAAATTTTTTGTAAACGTTCCAATAGATTCACCTCAAGCTCAATCATAACGATTACCGGGAAAAAGCACAAGCGCCGCTTGTCAGCAGCGCTTTAGCCGAAAATATATAAGCAAATAAAGACGGCGGCCAGAAACCCGACCGCATCGGAAAACAGTCCGACCTTAAGCGCATAGCGGGTGCGCCGGATGCCGACGGCTCCGAAATAAACGGTCAAAACATACAGCGTCGTGTCGGTGCTCCCCTGAATCGTGGAGGCGATGCGGCCGATCATCGAGTCGGTGCCGTAGGTCTTGATCAGGTCGCTCGTAAAGGCAAGCGAACCGGCTCCCGTAAGCGGCCGCAGCAGAGCGAGCGGAAGCACTTCGCCGGGTATGCCGATGAAGTGCAGCAGCGGCTGAATCGCTGCAGTGATCGCATCCATCGCGCCCGAAGCGCGAAACATGCTGATCGCCACCATCATGCCGACAAGATGGGGGATAATGCCGATCGCGGTCCCGAAACCTTCCTTCGCCCCCTCGGTAAACGTTTCGTAAACGGGAACTTTCCGGAAAGCGGCGTACAGAGGAATAAAAACGATAATGGCGGGAATCATCCATGCCGACAGTGTTGTGATCAATTCATACAATAGACTCACCCTTTCGACCAGGCGGTCACAGACGTATTGCTTGCGCGGGCTTGCGATTGTCATGTCCAGCCCTATAGCTTACGCATTACGCGCTATTCGCGGATTGTCAAAGCGGGGGACCCATGCCGCCCTGACCCGGCCTGCCCCCGACGGATTGGCCGCCGTATCCGCTGCCGGCCGCGCCTCCCATCCTATTTGGGCCGGGTTTGGCGGCAGAACCGGACTTTGCGGCGGAACCGGCCAAAAAGGAACCGGCCGGTTTCCCCACCGGCGGCTTCTGCGGAGGCTGCCGCCTCCGGTACCAGCGGTCGGCCGCAATGGCGGCTGCGGTAGCGACGGCCGTTGCGGCAAGCGTTGTGCCGACGATATCGGCGGGGCTGGCGGAACCGTAATTCATCCGGATCGCAATAAGCGTCGTCGGAACAAGCGTAATGCTCGACGTATTGAGCGCCAGCAGCGTACACATGGCGGGGGAGGCCGTTTCTTTGTCGGCATTAAGCTTTTGCAGCTCCTG carries:
- a CDS encoding redoxin domain-containing protein codes for the protein MGSYRRPVQLIIFLGVLLLGGYAVGNTLFAGGSSLPATGKQPPEFALSDLAGGEHRLSDYAGKPVVLNFWGSFCPPCVKEMPEFEKQYGKWKATGLTILAVNLSEDDLTVRNFVGRFQLSYPILRDVNRQTERSYGLRQYPTTFFIGSDGTVRHIFVGGMTEAQIDEQIALLLGK
- a CDS encoding nucleoside recognition domain-containing protein, whose product is MVNWIWLFFIAASFVTAAVNGRMEAVTEAAFEGAKSGVTICFGLVSILVFWLGLMRIAEDAGLLRKLASLMGPLVRLLFPDVPKNHPAMGYIMSNMSANLLGLGNAATPMGIKAMQELQKLNADKETASPAMCTLLALNTSSITLVPTTLIAIRMNYGSASPADIVGTTLAATAVATAAAIAADRWYRRRQPPQKPPVGKPAGSFLAGSAAKSGSAAKPGPNRMGGAAGSGYGGQSVGGRPGQGGMGPPL
- a CDS encoding spore maturation protein encodes the protein MYELITTLSAWMIPAIIVFIPLYAAFRKVPVYETFTEGAKEGFGTAIGIIPHLVGMMVAISMFRASGAMDAITAAIQPLLHFIGIPGEVLPLALLRPLTGAGSLAFTSDLIKTYGTDSMIGRIASTIQGSTDTTLYVLTVYFGAVGIRRTRYALKVGLFSDAVGFLAAVFICLYIFG
- a CDS encoding pseudouridine synthase, which encodes MERLQKILAQAGVASRRKCEELIQSGQVEVNGQTVTELGTKADPSADIITVNGKPIRSEKKVYLMMNKPKGVITSATDPQGRKVVTDYLEGIKERVYPIGRLDYDTEGLLLLTNDGEFANLLTHPSHHVPKTYLATVKGVPHGSALDQLKKGIKLEDGMTAPAEVEYYDVDPDNNSSTITITIYEGRNRQVRRMFDAISHPVVRLKRIRFGELGLQNMKRGRFRHLTPQEVKELKDAANKKSKAHKK